One region of Rhizobium sp. WYJ-E13 genomic DNA includes:
- a CDS encoding ABC transporter permease: MTFRLSSDAMRLAIPALSLTLLLAAVFWMQPRAVSYVGLNLLFNLAVPIALATIAQMLVMAVNDLDLSMGTFVSFVACVTATFLRDAPVTGVLILAGAIAAYAGLGVIIYLRNLPSIVVTLGMSFVWGGLAVLLLPAPGGQAPDWVRWLMTVRPPLAPMAIVASIAIAAVAHLLVIRSSLGVLIRGIGGNQRSVERAGWSIVAARAGAYGLAGLFAVLAGIALVGLTTSADANIALRYTLLSIAGVILGGGEFIGGRVSPIGAVIGALTLTLAGSFLSFLRISPDWQIGAQGAILIIVLALRLMLNRLEKQEKRR, from the coding sequence ATGACGTTCCGGCTTTCGTCCGACGCCATGCGTCTTGCCATTCCCGCCTTGTCGCTGACGCTGCTGCTCGCCGCCGTCTTCTGGATGCAACCGCGCGCCGTGAGCTATGTCGGGCTCAATCTGCTTTTCAACCTGGCCGTACCCATCGCGCTCGCCACGATCGCCCAGATGCTTGTCATGGCGGTGAACGATCTCGATCTCTCTATGGGCACCTTCGTCAGCTTCGTCGCCTGCGTAACCGCAACCTTTCTGCGCGATGCCCCCGTGACCGGCGTCCTGATCCTTGCGGGAGCGATCGCGGCCTATGCGGGCCTCGGTGTCATCATCTACCTGCGCAACCTGCCGTCCATCGTCGTGACACTCGGCATGAGTTTCGTCTGGGGCGGCCTCGCCGTGCTGCTGCTGCCGGCACCTGGCGGGCAGGCGCCGGACTGGGTGCGCTGGCTGATGACCGTCAGGCCGCCTCTGGCGCCGATGGCGATCGTCGCGAGCATCGCCATCGCCGCCGTCGCCCATCTTCTCGTCATTCGCTCCTCGCTCGGCGTCCTGATCCGCGGCATCGGCGGCAATCAGCGATCGGTCGAGCGCGCCGGCTGGTCGATCGTGGCGGCGCGCGCTGGCGCCTATGGTCTTGCCGGACTCTTTGCTGTGCTCGCCGGCATCGCCCTCGTCGGCCTGACCACTTCGGCCGATGCCAATATCGCGCTGCGTTATACGCTTTTGTCGATTGCCGGCGTGATCCTTGGCGGCGGCGAGTTCATCGGTGGCCGCGTCTCGCCGATCGGCGCCGTCATCGGCGCGCTGACGCTGACACTTGCCGGCTCGTTCCTGTCCTTCCTACGCATTTCGCCCGACTGGCAGATCGGGGCTCAGGGCGCGATCCTGATTATCGTGCTGGCGCTCCGCCTGATGCTGAACCGCCTGGAGAAGCAGGAGAAGCGCCGATGA
- a CDS encoding sugar ABC transporter ATP-binding protein: MNEVLQAVIAVDGAKVSFGAVRALDGVTLRVMPGECVGLVGHNGAGKSTIVSVINGGLTPHEGSIASDGERLERYGINAARARGVRCVFQELSLCPNLSIVENTRIMHRDLGGFGWRKRAAKIIEKSLDMVFPGHGIASGRVVGDLSIAERQMVEIAMAFSDAGIAPRLVILDEPTSSLDASLARQMLGHVRRFVAGGGSVIFISHILHEILETSDRIVVMKDGRVVTERPANGFDHHGLVEAMGTVAKEEAGQHSAREQSTAPVILSHQAAGLAFAARQGEIIGLAGLAGHGQTELLLALHAARSGQWLPERDPLVTFVAGDRRLNGVFELWSILRNFSIASLGDLSRRGLILAAEEERKGADWKRRIEIRTPDMANRILSLSGGNQQKVLFARALATRAPVVLMDDPMRGVDVGTKQEVYAIIREEAARGRTFIWYSTEMDEIRLCDRVYVFREGRIKAELAGNTVNETNIIAASFEGVAA; the protein is encoded by the coding sequence ATGAATGAGGTTTTGCAGGCGGTGATCGCCGTCGATGGCGCGAAGGTGAGCTTCGGTGCGGTCAGGGCGCTCGACGGCGTGACGCTTCGCGTCATGCCGGGCGAATGCGTCGGGCTTGTCGGCCATAATGGCGCCGGCAAATCCACGATCGTCAGCGTTATCAACGGCGGTCTCACGCCCCACGAGGGAAGCATTGCGAGCGACGGCGAGCGGCTGGAACGTTACGGCATCAACGCGGCGCGCGCTCGCGGCGTGCGCTGCGTCTTCCAGGAACTTTCGCTCTGCCCCAACCTCTCCATCGTCGAGAATACGCGCATCATGCACCGCGATCTCGGCGGCTTCGGCTGGCGCAAGCGTGCCGCGAAAATTATCGAGAAGAGCCTCGACATGGTCTTTCCCGGCCACGGTATCGCCAGCGGCCGGGTCGTCGGAGATCTTTCGATCGCCGAACGGCAGATGGTGGAGATCGCCATGGCGTTTTCCGACGCCGGCATTGCGCCGCGGCTGGTGATCCTCGACGAACCGACCTCGTCGCTCGATGCAAGCCTTGCACGCCAGATGCTCGGTCATGTCCGCCGCTTCGTCGCTGGCGGCGGCTCTGTCATCTTCATCTCGCACATTCTGCACGAGATCCTCGAAACCTCCGACCGCATCGTTGTCATGAAGGACGGCCGCGTCGTCACCGAACGTCCGGCGAACGGGTTCGATCACCACGGCCTGGTGGAAGCCATGGGCACCGTTGCGAAGGAGGAGGCCGGCCAGCACTCGGCGCGCGAACAATCCACTGCACCGGTCATTCTGTCCCATCAGGCGGCGGGCCTTGCCTTCGCGGCGCGTCAGGGCGAGATCATCGGACTGGCGGGACTGGCTGGCCACGGGCAGACCGAGCTGTTGCTCGCTCTCCATGCCGCCCGATCCGGCCAATGGCTTCCCGAGCGCGATCCGCTCGTCACCTTCGTCGCCGGCGACCGCCGCCTCAACGGCGTTTTCGAACTGTGGAGCATCCTGCGCAATTTTTCCATCGCCTCGCTCGGTGACCTGTCGCGGCGCGGCCTCATCCTCGCAGCTGAAGAGGAGAGGAAAGGCGCCGACTGGAAGCGGCGGATCGAGATCCGCACGCCTGATATGGCAAACCGCATATTGTCGCTTTCCGGCGGCAACCAGCAGAAGGTGCTCTTTGCACGCGCACTTGCGACACGCGCGCCCGTTGTCCTGATGGACGATCCGATGCGCGGCGTCGACGTCGGGACGAAGCAGGAAGTCTACGCCATCATCCGTGAGGAAGCCGCGCGCGGCCGCACCTTCATCTGGTATTCGACCGAAATGGACGAGATCCGCCTCTGCGACCGCGTTTATGTCTTCCGCGAAGGCCGCATCAAGGCCGAACTCGCCGGCAATACCGTCAACGAGACGAATATCATCGCGGCCTCCTTCGAAGGGGTCGCCGCATGA
- a CDS encoding ABC transporter substrate-binding protein, producing the protein MTIRKMLLASAAIACGAMPVSAFADTSAKKIALSNNYAGNSWRQAMLTSWGKVTGEAVKSGVVAAADPFTTAENQATEQAAQIQNMILQGYDAIVLNAASPTALNGAVKEACDAGITVVSFDGIVTEPCAWRIAVNFKEMGRSEVEYLSKKLPQGGNLLEIRGLAGVFVDDEISAGIHEGVKQFPQFKIVGSVHGDWAQDVAQKAVAGILPSLPDIVGVVTQGGDGYGAAQAIAATNRKMPVIIMGNREDELKWWKEQKDAKGYETMSVSIAPGVSTLAFWVAQQILDGKQVKKDLVVPFLRIDQDNLETNLANTQAGGVANVEYTQADAIKVIESAK; encoded by the coding sequence ATGACAATCCGTAAGATGCTTCTGGCGTCGGCCGCTATTGCTTGCGGCGCGATGCCCGTTTCCGCTTTTGCCGATACTTCGGCCAAGAAAATCGCCCTTTCCAACAACTATGCCGGCAATTCGTGGCGCCAGGCCATGCTGACGAGCTGGGGCAAGGTGACGGGCGAAGCCGTGAAATCAGGCGTCGTCGCGGCAGCCGACCCGTTCACGACCGCTGAGAACCAGGCGACGGAACAGGCCGCACAGATCCAGAACATGATCCTGCAGGGCTATGATGCGATCGTGCTGAATGCGGCTTCGCCGACAGCATTGAACGGCGCGGTCAAGGAAGCCTGCGATGCAGGTATCACCGTCGTCTCCTTCGACGGCATCGTGACCGAACCCTGCGCCTGGCGCATCGCGGTCAACTTCAAGGAGATGGGCCGCAGCGAGGTGGAGTACCTCTCCAAAAAGCTCCCCCAGGGCGGCAACCTGCTCGAGATCCGGGGTCTTGCCGGCGTCTTCGTCGATGATGAGATCTCGGCCGGCATCCACGAGGGCGTCAAGCAGTTCCCGCAGTTCAAGATTGTCGGCTCCGTTCACGGCGACTGGGCGCAGGACGTGGCGCAGAAGGCTGTTGCCGGCATTCTTCCGAGCTTGCCCGACATTGTCGGGGTCGTGACCCAGGGCGGCGATGGTTACGGCGCCGCGCAGGCGATTGCCGCGACCAATCGGAAGATGCCGGTCATCATTATGGGCAACCGCGAAGACGAACTGAAATGGTGGAAGGAGCAGAAGGACGCGAAGGGCTATGAGACCATGTCCGTGTCCATTGCGCCCGGTGTCTCTACGCTCGCCTTCTGGGTCGCCCAGCAGATCCTCGACGGCAAACAAGTCAAGAAGGACCTCGTCGTGCCCTTCCTGCGCATCGACCAGGACAATCTCGAAACAAACCTCGCCAACACCCAGGCCGGCGGCGTCGCGAACGTGGAATACACGCAGGCCGACGCTATCAAGGTCATCGAGTCGGCAAAGTAA
- a CDS encoding sensor histidine kinase has protein sequence MLHLAPAAMFDHYLGISRLLAGQLDFRSAIRSVAAEVAHIIPHDHLDVCVLLEGGNYHTAYETGIETAWGELAGAPVVNSPIRSLLWGEVDFLLTDDAMTDPRFHFEGAFKRPIVEQSLRSRLHVPMKVQGTIIAALSCSSQKAGIYTMEDIERARIIADLLTPYFFALRAAEHAQRSAIVEAEARAREEGLRQGALKLTEALEQERQRIGMDLHDQTLADLTRLARRIDRLSRNGEVVPEALEPVSRSLQHCMQDLRQIIEQAKPSVLQLFGLAQAIEHHLDRSTRDAGSAIEWGLVDETHGALEQLEPTVSVALFRIAQEAINNAVRHAAPLTIMVRLEADDERLSIEISDDGTGLAKARGRIGGGIDNMKTRARLISARFTTGSGHNNRGTAVRVVLPLGPHDPASKPN, from the coding sequence ATGCTGCATCTCGCACCCGCAGCCATGTTCGACCACTATCTCGGCATTTCCCGGCTGCTCGCGGGCCAGCTCGATTTCCGCTCGGCCATCCGCTCCGTCGCCGCCGAAGTCGCTCATATTATCCCCCACGACCATCTCGATGTCTGCGTGCTGCTCGAAGGCGGCAACTACCACACGGCTTACGAGACAGGCATCGAGACTGCCTGGGGTGAACTTGCCGGTGCGCCGGTCGTCAACAGCCCGATCCGCTCGCTGCTTTGGGGCGAAGTGGATTTTCTGCTGACGGACGACGCCATGACGGACCCGCGTTTCCACTTCGAGGGCGCGTTCAAACGGCCGATCGTTGAACAGTCGCTGAGGAGCCGCTTGCATGTGCCGATGAAGGTGCAGGGCACGATCATCGCCGCACTGTCCTGTTCCTCGCAAAAGGCCGGTATTTACACGATGGAGGATATCGAACGCGCCCGTATCATCGCCGACCTTTTGACGCCCTATTTCTTCGCGCTCCGGGCGGCCGAGCACGCGCAACGCTCGGCCATCGTGGAGGCAGAGGCCCGCGCCCGCGAGGAGGGGTTGCGGCAAGGCGCGCTGAAGCTGACGGAGGCGCTGGAGCAGGAACGCCAGCGGATCGGCATGGACCTCCACGACCAGACGCTGGCCGACCTGACGCGGCTCGCCCGCCGGATCGACCGGCTGTCGCGCAACGGCGAGGTCGTGCCCGAGGCGCTGGAGCCGGTCTCTCGTTCCTTGCAGCATTGCATGCAGGATCTGCGACAGATCATCGAGCAGGCAAAACCCTCTGTGCTCCAGCTCTTCGGCCTCGCCCAGGCGATCGAACATCATCTCGACCGATCGACCCGCGATGCCGGATCGGCCATCGAATGGGGTCTCGTCGACGAGACGCACGGCGCACTGGAGCAACTGGAGCCGACCGTCAGCGTTGCGCTGTTCCGCATCGCCCAGGAAGCGATCAACAATGCGGTGCGCCATGCCGCCCCGCTCACCATCATGGTGCGGCTCGAGGCCGACGACGAGCGTCTGTCGATCGAAATCTCCGACGACGGCACCGGGCTCGCCAAGGCGCGGGGACGGATCGGCGGCGGCATCGACAATATGAAGACCCGTGCGCGGCTGATCTCGGCGCGCTTCACGACCGGGTCCGGCCACAACAATCGCGGAACTGCGGTGCGGGTCGTGCTGCCGCTTGGCCCGCACGACCCGGCGAGCAAGCCAAACTGA
- a CDS encoding response regulator transcription factor, protein MKVLIVEDDPLHRSYLHEAVNAALPECDTVIEAENGTVGEKLARDHKSAHIVMDLQMANRNGIEAARTIWKERPETRILFWSNYSDEAYVRGVSRIVPDGAAYGYVLKSASDERLKLALRSIFIESQCVIDREVRGLQQKSLGQTNGFTDSEYEILVDIALGLTDRAIAKRRNLSLRSVQNRLQQLYDKLDVYQSAGDDHEEGRFNLRARAVTVALLRKLLNYSALERAEAELQEWLDGK, encoded by the coding sequence ATGAAGGTTCTGATCGTCGAGGACGACCCACTGCACCGGTCCTATCTGCACGAGGCTGTCAACGCGGCCCTGCCGGAATGCGACACGGTGATCGAGGCGGAGAACGGTACCGTCGGCGAGAAACTCGCCCGCGACCACAAGTCGGCGCATATCGTCATGGACCTGCAGATGGCCAACCGCAACGGCATCGAGGCGGCGCGCACGATCTGGAAGGAGCGGCCGGAGACCCGCATCCTGTTCTGGTCGAACTATTCGGACGAAGCCTATGTGCGCGGCGTCTCGCGCATCGTCCCGGATGGCGCCGCCTATGGCTACGTCCTGAAATCCGCCTCAGACGAACGGCTAAAGCTTGCATTGCGCTCGATCTTCATCGAGAGCCAGTGCGTCATCGACCGCGAGGTGCGCGGTCTGCAGCAGAAGAGCCTCGGCCAGACGAACGGTTTTACCGATTCCGAATACGAGATCCTTGTCGATATCGCGCTGGGCCTCACGGACCGGGCCATCGCTAAACGTCGGAACCTCTCGCTGCGCAGCGTACAGAACCGCCTGCAGCAACTCTACGACAAGCTCGACGTCTACCAGAGCGCCGGCGACGACCACGAGGAAGGCCGTTTCAATCTCCGCGCCCGCGCCGTGACCGTCGCTCTCCTGCGCAAACTCCTGAACTACAGCGCTCTGGAGCGGGCTGAGGCAGAACTGCAGGAGTGGCTTGATGGAAAGTAG
- a CDS encoding GNAT family N-acetyltransferase: MDMLVKLYELKADPALNKRIAEQGITIRRILAPELSALTAWIEPRFGSGWVAEATVATMRQPPTCFIAIRNDALIGFACHDATAKGFFGPTGVDTAARGKGVGHALLLTTLLDMYAQGYAYGVIGGAGPMEFYRRSVGAMPIEGSDPGIYRGMLPLAQPSGISNSDH; the protein is encoded by the coding sequence ATGGACATGCTCGTAAAACTCTACGAACTGAAGGCCGATCCTGCGCTCAATAAACGCATCGCCGAACAGGGCATCACCATCCGGCGTATCCTTGCGCCGGAGTTGAGCGCACTGACGGCCTGGATCGAGCCGCGCTTCGGATCCGGCTGGGTCGCGGAAGCGACGGTTGCCACCATGCGCCAGCCGCCCACTTGCTTCATCGCAATCCGGAACGACGCACTCATCGGCTTTGCCTGCCACGACGCAACCGCCAAGGGCTTCTTCGGGCCGACCGGAGTCGACACGGCCGCTCGCGGCAAAGGTGTTGGCCACGCTCTGCTGTTGACCACGCTTCTCGATATGTACGCGCAGGGCTATGCCTACGGGGTGATCGGGGGTGCCGGTCCGATGGAGTTCTACCGTCGAAGCGTCGGGGCAATGCCGATCGAAGGCTCGGACCCGGGCATCTATCGCGGCATGCTGCCGCTTGCCCAACCGAGCGGCATTTCGAATTCGGACCACTAG
- a CDS encoding carbohydrate ABC transporter permease, with translation MRRRAVRSLQILALLLVLFYTLFPYYWAFVSSTKQGSALYQSALMPAFDFTYYRQLLDNPVFMGSLLNSAYVAVSTTFLSLVIGLSAAYALGRIDFPQRRSILMIVLMISIFPQVVVLSGMFELINWMGLFNRPSALVLTYLLSTVPFTTWILTTFIREFPRELEEAAIIDGCSHFRILTKILLPLMGPSLASTGILAFILAWNEFLFALTFTLTDENRTVPVAIGLIAGNTRYEYPFGQIMAASVTVTLPLIIVVLIFQRRIVAGLTAGAIKG, from the coding sequence ATGCGGCGGCGCGCCGTGCGAAGCCTCCAGATCCTGGCTCTTCTGCTCGTCCTGTTCTACACGCTGTTTCCCTATTACTGGGCCTTCGTTTCCTCGACCAAGCAGGGTTCGGCGCTCTATCAATCGGCGCTGATGCCGGCGTTCGACTTCACCTACTATCGCCAGTTGCTCGACAATCCTGTTTTCATGGGCTCGCTTCTGAACTCGGCCTATGTCGCGGTCTCAACCACGTTCCTGTCGCTCGTCATCGGGCTCAGCGCCGCTTATGCGCTGGGGCGCATCGACTTTCCGCAACGGCGCAGTATCCTCATGATCGTGCTGATGATCTCGATCTTCCCGCAGGTCGTCGTTCTCTCCGGCATGTTCGAGCTGATCAACTGGATGGGTCTGTTCAACCGGCCAAGCGCGCTCGTCCTCACCTATCTTCTGTCGACCGTGCCGTTCACGACCTGGATCCTGACCACCTTCATTCGCGAATTTCCGCGGGAGCTGGAGGAGGCCGCGATCATCGACGGCTGCTCGCATTTTAGAATTCTGACGAAGATCCTGCTGCCGCTCATGGGACCTTCGCTCGCCAGCACCGGCATTCTTGCCTTCATTCTGGCGTGGAACGAGTTTCTCTTCGCGCTGACCTTCACCCTGACGGACGAGAACCGAACCGTGCCGGTCGCGATCGGCCTGATCGCAGGTAACACCCGGTACGAATATCCGTTCGGTCAGATCATGGCCGCATCCGTTACCGTGACGCTGCCGCTGATCATCGTCGTATTGATCTTCCAGAGGCGTATCGTTGCCGGCCTGACGGCAGGCGCCATCAAAGGCTGA
- a CDS encoding carbohydrate ABC transporter permease, translated as MSARLARRDHRAAWLFLLPVIMVMLVVALWPLGRTFFFAFTDAYLDDPSVYSMTGIDNFLEVINDRSWWIAVKNTLIFTVISVAIETVLGLAIALLVNEAIPGRGLARAAILVPWAIPVVVSTKIWEWMLNDQFGVINKLLVGLGLIDHGIPWTASGSLLMGVVIFVDVWMTTPFMVLLILAGLQLISSEIFEAAEVDGIPAWKRFWSITLPMLRPAIGVAVLFRVLDALRMFDLAYVMAASNESVMTVSIYARDRLISFQELGIGSAASTWVFLLVALVAIIIIGVLRLDRAAGT; from the coding sequence ATGAGTGCCCGGCTTGCCCGCCGCGACCATCGTGCGGCCTGGCTGTTTCTGCTGCCGGTCATCATGGTCATGCTGGTCGTCGCCCTCTGGCCGCTCGGTCGCACCTTCTTCTTCGCCTTCACCGATGCCTATCTTGACGATCCCTCCGTCTATTCGATGACCGGAATCGACAACTTCCTTGAGGTCATCAACGACCGCAGCTGGTGGATTGCCGTCAAGAATACGCTGATCTTCACGGTCATTTCCGTCGCGATCGAGACAGTTCTCGGTCTGGCGATAGCGCTTCTCGTCAATGAAGCCATTCCGGGCCGCGGGCTGGCGCGCGCCGCCATACTCGTGCCCTGGGCGATCCCGGTCGTCGTCTCGACGAAGATCTGGGAATGGATGCTCAACGACCAGTTCGGCGTCATCAATAAGCTCCTCGTCGGGCTTGGCCTCATCGATCATGGCATTCCTTGGACGGCGAGCGGATCGCTGCTGATGGGTGTCGTGATCTTCGTCGACGTGTGGATGACGACCCCCTTCATGGTTCTGCTCATCCTGGCAGGCCTGCAGCTGATATCGTCGGAGATATTCGAGGCCGCGGAGGTGGATGGCATTCCGGCATGGAAGCGTTTCTGGTCGATCACCCTGCCGATGCTGCGCCCGGCAATCGGCGTAGCGGTCCTCTTCCGCGTCCTCGATGCGCTGAGGATGTTCGACCTTGCCTATGTGATGGCGGCGAGCAACGAGAGCGTCATGACCGTCTCCATTTACGCGCGCGACCGGCTGATCAGCTTCCAGGAGCTCGGCATCGGCTCGGCGGCATCGACCTGGGTCTTCCTGCTCGTCGCGCTTGTCGCCATCATTATCATCGGGGTCCTTCGCCTCGACAGAGCCGCGGGGACCTGA
- a CDS encoding ABC transporter ATP-binding protein — translation MASVSLESVSKNFGTHTVIQNVDLQIIDGEFVVFVGPSGCGKSTLLRIVAGLISASKGVVRIGGDDVTDVPASQRGVAFVFQSYALYPHMNVARNIGFALETLGMNRAAISEKVRSVARMLKVDHLLERRPRELSGGQRQRVAIGRALVRQPEIFLFDEPLSNLDSDLRMEMRMEIAKLHDDLKTTMIYVTHDQSEAMTLADRIVVLNHGRIEQVGTPKELYHTPDNRFVAGFIGSPRMNFLPVQTTSAKVSGPGGLIIDADTEGQAVSEIGIRSEAIQLVAAGDGRMTCVLERIEDLGHEHFAYCRINGDAIWVVRVNVEPPKELIGKEVGLNFRDASIFAFAADGKRLILNRQAGVIAGARQ, via the coding sequence ATGGCATCGGTTTCGCTCGAATCCGTTTCGAAGAATTTTGGTACGCACACTGTTATCCAGAATGTCGACCTGCAGATCATCGACGGCGAGTTTGTCGTTTTCGTCGGTCCCTCCGGTTGCGGCAAGTCAACGCTTTTGCGCATCGTTGCCGGCCTGATCTCCGCATCCAAGGGCGTTGTGAGGATCGGCGGAGACGACGTGACTGATGTGCCTGCCTCCCAGAGAGGCGTCGCCTTCGTCTTCCAGTCTTACGCGCTCTATCCGCATATGAACGTTGCGCGCAATATCGGCTTCGCGCTTGAGACCCTCGGCATGAACAGGGCCGCTATCAGCGAGAAAGTGCGGTCGGTCGCACGGATGCTGAAGGTCGATCATCTGCTCGAACGCCGGCCGCGCGAACTGTCCGGCGGACAGCGCCAGCGCGTGGCGATCGGCCGCGCCCTGGTGCGCCAGCCCGAAATCTTCCTCTTCGATGAGCCGCTTTCCAATCTCGACTCGGATCTGCGAATGGAGATGCGCATGGAGATCGCCAAGCTCCACGACGATCTGAAGACGACGATGATCTATGTGACCCATGATCAATCGGAGGCGATGACGCTCGCCGACCGGATCGTCGTTCTCAATCACGGACGCATTGAACAGGTCGGCACGCCGAAGGAACTCTACCATACCCCTGACAACCGGTTTGTCGCAGGTTTCATCGGTAGTCCCCGCATGAACTTCCTGCCTGTGCAGACAACATCAGCCAAAGTGAGCGGACCGGGCGGCCTCATCATCGATGCGGACACCGAGGGCCAGGCCGTCTCCGAGATCGGCATACGGTCGGAAGCGATCCAGTTGGTGGCGGCTGGGGACGGACGAATGACCTGTGTGCTCGAACGTATCGAGGATCTTGGCCATGAGCATTTTGCCTATTGCCGCATCAACGGGGACGCCATCTGGGTCGTCCGCGTCAATGTCGAACCACCGAAGGAGCTGATCGGCAAGGAAGTCGGCCTGAATTTCCGGGATGCCTCGATCTTTGCCTTCGCGGCCGATGGAAAACGCCTCATTCTCAACCGCCAGGCCGGCGTGATCGCAGGAGCGCGGCAATGA
- a CDS encoding ABC transporter substrate-binding protein — protein MLKKSLAALAISAALWGGSAHAETISVFCAPTEFELCTNVANAWKEKTGNEAKINKMPALLDDAIPIYQQLLAAKSKDIDVLFLDVIWLGMFKSNLLDLKTMIPQADQDKHFASTLNAAKLDGNLIAMPAYMDVGLMFYRKDLLEKYGKAAPKTWDELAATAKEIQDKERAAGSADMWGYAWQAKSYEGLTCDAIELVASNGGGTIISDDGKVTIDNPQAAAALEKAKGWIGSISPEGVLNYDEEQSRAVFESGNAVFHRNWPYVWGTSHEKGSNIIDKVGVMPLPVGKEGEKSSGCLGPMYYGVNKYSAKPEVAADFVNFITGPDMQKMRALKAALNPSIQALYSDPEVLEKIPFLKDNQQAFADSAVRPSGYTGTSYNRVSQAFYRSVHDMLSGGAEVKSSLTSLAARLEKLKESR, from the coding sequence ATGTTGAAGAAAAGCCTTGCCGCATTGGCGATATCTGCAGCCCTGTGGGGTGGCAGCGCACATGCCGAAACCATTTCCGTGTTTTGCGCGCCGACGGAATTCGAGCTCTGCACAAACGTTGCCAATGCCTGGAAGGAAAAGACGGGCAATGAGGCCAAGATCAACAAAATGCCGGCGCTTCTGGACGATGCGATTCCGATCTATCAGCAGCTGCTCGCCGCCAAATCCAAGGATATCGACGTCCTCTTCCTCGATGTGATCTGGCTCGGCATGTTCAAGAGCAACCTGCTCGACCTCAAGACAATGATCCCGCAGGCAGACCAGGACAAGCATTTCGCCTCGACACTCAATGCGGCCAAGCTCGACGGCAATCTTATTGCCATGCCTGCCTATATGGACGTCGGGCTCATGTTCTACCGCAAAGACCTGCTCGAAAAATATGGCAAGGCGGCGCCGAAGACCTGGGACGAGCTGGCTGCCACCGCCAAGGAAATTCAGGACAAGGAGAGGGCTGCAGGCTCGGCCGACATGTGGGGTTATGCCTGGCAGGCCAAAAGCTATGAAGGCCTGACCTGCGACGCGATCGAACTTGTTGCTTCCAACGGCGGCGGCACCATCATTTCTGACGACGGAAAGGTGACCATCGACAACCCGCAGGCTGCCGCAGCGCTCGAAAAAGCGAAGGGCTGGATCGGTTCGATCAGTCCCGAGGGCGTCCTCAATTATGATGAGGAGCAGTCGCGTGCCGTCTTCGAATCCGGCAACGCGGTCTTCCACCGCAATTGGCCCTATGTCTGGGGCACCTCGCATGAAAAGGGGAGCAATATCATCGACAAGGTCGGCGTGATGCCTCTACCAGTCGGCAAGGAAGGCGAAAAGTCGAGCGGATGCCTTGGCCCAATGTATTACGGCGTCAACAAATACAGCGCCAAGCCTGAGGTTGCGGCCGACTTTGTGAACTTCATCACCGGCCCAGACATGCAGAAGATGCGTGCGCTGAAGGCGGCTCTCAACCCGTCGATCCAGGCGCTATATAGCGATCCGGAAGTTCTTGAGAAGATACCCTTCCTCAAGGATAATCAGCAGGCCTTTGCCGACAGCGCCGTGCGCCCGTCTGGCTACACCGGCACCAGCTACAACCGCGTTTCACAGGCTTTCTACCGTTCGGTTCATGACATGCTTTCCGGCGGTGCCGAGGTCAAGTCCAGCCTGACATCGCTGGCCGCTCGGCTCGAGAAACTGAAGGAAAGCCGCTGA